Genomic segment of bacterium:
AACATAATAAATCCCATAAACGGAATAAGAAACGCCATAGTATTGCTCAGTGCAAATTCATTTTTTGCAAGCCCTACAAAAGGGCCTACAGCATCGCCGAAACCCATTGCGAGAAAAGCAAGAAAAATAGGCAGTACTCTCATTTTCATACAAAACTCCTTTTTAAGATTTGAATAATTTATACAGATTTTTGCCAAACTGCAGTAGAAACACCTTCTTTTCCTGAAATAGCTGAAATAACATCTCTTCCGTTGGCTACATTCTTGGTTTTTATCATAAACCGGACAGTTACTTTATCAGCTTCTCTTTCCCATTTGTAGTATTTATCCAGTACGTCCATTTCAAAATCAGAAAATATCCGTTCCAATTCATTTTCACTTGTTTCCAGAGATAGCCTTGACAGAGTAAGTACAAATTCACGATATTGAGTATCAGGTATCCTCTCTTCAATCTTATCGAAAAATATTGTTATAAACATACCGGCACCAGTGCATACCAATGCCAGCACAATGTAACCGGACCCGATAACAGCACCCAAAGCAGCTGTAAACCATATACCTGCAGCAGTTGTAAGGCCTCTGACCATATCTCCAATCCGAATAATCGCACCGGCGCCGAGGAAACCTATACCAGTAACAAGGCCTGCAATTATCCTTCCGGGATCGCTTACGATACGGGCCTCAGAAAAACTGTTATGAGACAGAAATAATTGAGGAAGAAGCATTATCATAGTTGCACCAAGGCACACAAGAATATGCGTTCTTATACCTGCAGGCCTTCCGTGGAATTCTCTTTCAAGGCCTATTGCTCCCCCGAAAAGTACAGCAGCACCAAGCCGTATCAAAATGTCAGGATAAAAAAGTACAGAATGCATATTCTTCTCCCCGCGCTAAATTATTTTTATTATAAAACTGAAAAAATATATCCCTCATTTAAAAAATACTCTATTATTTCAGGAATAACTTCAATTGTTACTCTGCTTGTTTCAAGCCCGTCATGAAATACAATAATTGAACCTGAGACCGCATTTTTTCTTACAATATTAAAAATTGACTCTTTTCTTATACATGAATAGTCATAGGATAAAAGGCTCCATAAAACGAGTTTGTGCCCTGTTTGCTGCATAATCCTTTTAAACCTCAAATCAAACCTTCCGTAAGGCGGCCTGAAAAATACAGGTTTTAACCCTGTTATGTCATTAATAACATCATCAGTTTTCCTGATCTCTTCCAAAATAAAGTTTGAGGATTTAAATAATAAACTCTGATGGGAATAACTGTGATTCCCTGCTATGTGCCCTTGATCATAGATATCCTTAACTATTTCGGGATATTTTTCAACCTTGCTGCCTTCCAGAAAGAATACGCCTCTGATATTATACTTGTCAAGTATGTCGAGAATCTGATATGTGTACACGGGATATGGCCCGTCATCAAACGTAAGATAAATTTCTTTTTTCCCCCTGTCCCCATAGCACATAACCCATGGAAACAGTTTTTCCATAAAACCAGGATTTACAAATTTAATCTTATTAATTATCGATTTCATAGCATTTTATGACTATAT
This window contains:
- a CDS encoding MgtC/SapB family protein codes for the protein MHSVLFYPDILIRLGAAVLFGGAIGLEREFHGRPAGIRTHILVCLGATMIMLLPQLFLSHNSFSEARIVSDPGRIIAGLVTGIGFLGAGAIIRIGDMVRGLTTAAGIWFTAALGAVIGSGYIVLALVCTGAGMFITIFFDKIEERIPDTQYREFVLTLSRLSLETSENELERIFSDFEMDVLDKYYKWEREADKVTVRFMIKTKNVANGRDVISAISGKEGVSTAVWQKSV
- a CDS encoding polysaccharide deacetylase family protein, with protein sequence MKSIINKIKFVNPGFMEKLFPWVMCYGDRGKKEIYLTFDDGPYPVYTYQILDILDKYNIRGVFFLEGSKVEKYPEIVKDIYDQGHIAGNHSYSHQSLLFKSSNFILEEIRKTDDVINDITGLKPVFFRPPYGRFDLRFKRIMQQTGHKLVLWSLLSYDYSCIRKESIFNIVRKNAVSGSIIVFHDGLETSRVTIEVIPEIIEYFLNEGYIFSVL